GGCCTTGTCGATTGCCGCAGGAGCCGCCTGAGCCAGCACCGGCAAAGTTGCCAGAGAAGCCGCTAATATTGCTGAAATTTTTTTCATCATCTCTACCCTTTTAGTGGCTTTAACTCAGAGCGCGGCTTCGTCAGCTTCGCCGGTACGAATGCGGATAACTCTCTGCAATTCAGCGACAAAAATTTTCCCATCACCAATTTTCCCGGTGTAGGCCGCTTTGGTGACAATATCGATAACTTCATCCAGCTGATCGTCGGCGATGGCGACGTCGATTTTTACTTTTGGCAGAAAATTGACGCTATATTCGGCTCCGCGATACAGCTCCGCGTGCCCCTTCTGACGCCCGAATCCTTTTACTTCGGTTACCGTCAGGCCCTGAATGCCAATGGAGGATAGTGCTTCACGAACATCTTCAAGTTTGAATGGTTTTATGACCACGGTAACCAGCTTCATAATTTCCCCTCAGTCAGTATCGCTTGCGCGGCTAAGTACACTGAGACAAAAGCAAGAGCCGTGCCAGAAATTGAAAACCTCTGTAACTCAGCAAGTTGGCGGGGTAAATAAGGAGTAAGAAGCTGGAGTAAATAGCAGGAATAGCGGCAGGTAAATAAAATGCACCACCATGATGCATTTAAAATTGTTACGCGATTTATGCCAGAGCGCCACCGCGGTGCATTGCGCTGCGGTGGTGCGCAATAATTAAGCGGTGAGTTCTGCCGCCTCTTGCTCTGATAGCGCCTGGCCCGCCAGCTGGAGCTGATACATCTGCCAGTAACGTCCGCGCTGCGCCAGTAACTGTTGATGAGAGCCACGTTCAACCGCTTCGCCCCGATGGAGCACCAGGATCGTGTCGGCCTCCACGATGGTCGATAACCGGTGAGCAATAACCAACAACGTAGTGTGCTGACGTAATAGCGATAGCGCACGCTGAATGGCCCGCTCTGTACCGGAATCAATGCTAGCGGTCGCTTCATCAAGAATCAAAATCTGTGGCGGAGCAACCAATACCCTTGCCAGCGCCAGCAGCTGTTTTTGGCCAACCGAGAGGGTATTCCCCTGCTCTCCCAACTGGCTATGCAGGCCATCTGGCAGACCGCGAGCCAGTTCGGCAAGCTGCACCGTCTCCAGCGCATCCCAAACCTGCTGTTCGCTGATTTCGCGCCCCAAAGAGACATTAATGAAGAACGAGTCCGCCAGCACGACCGGCTCCTGCTGCACGATAGCTATCCCCTGACGCAACGCTTCATGGGTAAGACTCTCCAATGGCCGGTTATCCAACAGTATCGACTCCGGCGGAACCGGATAGTAGCCCATCAGCAGGCTTGCCAGTGTACTTTTACCGCTGCCGGTATGACCGACCAGCGCTACAAAGCTTCTGTCGGCCACTTCGAGAGAGATATCTTTTAGCACCGGACGGCCCGGCTGGTAGGCAAAGGTCAGGTTCCTGATAGAAACTGAACCCGTGCCAAGCGGGCGGTTATCATCACCAAAGGTTTGACGCGGACGGTCCATTAACTCGAATACGCGCTCCCCTGCCACAACGGCCTGTTGCATCATTGATTGTTGGGTCGTCAGTTCAATCAGCGGTTCATTCAGGCGGCCAAGATAGCTGATGAATGCATATAGCACGCCGACCTCAATCGCCCCTCTGGAGGAAAAACCAAACAACAGCAACAACCCACACAGAACCAGAGCTGAAAATAAGCTCAGCAATGGACGCAACAAAAATCCATCCAGGCGTAAGGTTTGCATCCGTGCCTGGTAGTGAGCCAGACTGGACTCCGCCAGTTGCTTACCAAAACGCTGCTGCTGACGAAATTGCTGAATCACCGCCATACCGCTAATCATTTCGTTAAAACCGTCATTTATCCGCGCCAGATAGTCACGCATCCGACGGATGATCGGAGTGCTCAGACGCTGATAAATCACCATAACGGTTAATACGGCGGGGAAAATAGCCAGCGCCACGCAGGCCATTCGCCAGTCGAGGCTGAACATCGCCACCAGCATCGCGCCGATAAGCGCTGCGCTACGTAGCACGGTGGCCACGACCGTAACATATAGATCGCGAATCACTTCAGTATCGTTAGTCACTCGGGAGATGAGTTGCCCAACCGGCTGAGTATCAAAAGCGCTTAAGGGCTGACGCAACGCGGCGTCCATGACATCGCTACGTAACTGCTGCACCACGCCAACCGCAACCCGGTTAAATAGCAGCGATTGCCCGTAGTGCAATAGAGCGGCTCCGGCCTGCAGCAGTACATAACTCGCGGCAAGTCCCGCAACCAGTGCATACGGCATGTGATGGCGGGCCACCATATTATCAATGAAGTAACTTATCAGTACTGGCCCGGAGACCTCGGCGGCGGCGGCCAGCCAAAGCATACCAATCGCAGTCAGCAATGCCTTACGCCACGGGGAGCCATAGGCCAGCAGCCGCCGCAATGTCGGCCATAATTGGGCAAAACTACGCATCTGCCGCCTCCTGAGGCTCGCTATCCCGCTCACCGTCCAGCGCCGCTTCTAGCTGTTGATAACGATACATATCCTGATACCACCCGGCTTCATTCAAAAGCTGGTTATGGGAACCGCGCTGAGCTATTTGCCCATGCTGCAATACCAGGGTTTCATCCGCTTCGGTCAATGCCGACAGCCGATGGGCGCTAATGATAACCGTCCGCCCCTGGCTCCACTCGCGCAGGTTGTGCAGGATAGTGTGTTCGGTACGTCCGTCGACGGCCGATAGCGCGTCATCGAGGATCAAAATTTCGGCATTTAGCAGTAGCGCTCGCGCAATGGAGATACGCTGCTTTTGACCACCGGAGAGCATCACGCCGCGCTCACCCACTTCGGTTTCATAACCTTGTGGCAGGCGCAAAATATCATCATGAACACAGGCAAGCTTTGCGACCCGCTCAATCTCTTGCTGGCTGGTATCTGGCCTGCCAAGAGCGATATTGCCTGCTACCGTGTCAGAAAATAGAAACGGCGTCTGGCTCACAACGGCCAGACGGGCGCGCCAGTCATCAAGGCGCAGCCGTGAAAGAGACAGCCCGTGGTAACTTATCTCTCCGCGTGAAACATCATAGTGACGCTGGATGAGGCCCAGTAGTGCTGACTTACCAGCTCCGGTAGGCCCACACAGCCCCAGCATTTTCCCCGGCTCAAGACGAAAGTGAATATCCCTCAGAGCCGGATGTTCGATACCTGGGAAATTAAAAGCATCAATTTCAGCAACCAGATCACCGCGTCCTTCAGGTAAGGACACTTCACCATCCGGGACCGCCGGGTCCTCAGACAATAATGACTGGATACGGCTATAAGCAGCGCTACCGCGCTCGACGATATTGAACATCCATGCCAGCGCCAGCATGGGCCAAATCATCAGCCCGAGATACATCATAAAACTGGTCAACTGGCCGAGTGTCAAATCACCACGGAAAACCAGCAGGCTACCGCCGCCCACGGCCAGCAGGTTAGCCATACCAATTGCGACATAAATAGTGGGATCAAAGCGGGCGTCGATGCGCGCCACTTTCAGGTTTTTTTCGCCGGTATCTTTAGCATCGGCAGCAAAAAGAGCCGACTGACGGTCTTCCAGACCAAAAGATTTAATCATCCGAATACCAGTCAGGCTTTCCTGAGTTCGGTCATTTAATGATGAAAATGCTGCCTGGGCCGCTTTAAAACGATTATGCAGAATGTCGCCATAGCGCTTGATTAATATGGCCATGATTGGCATCGGGAGCAGCGCCAGAATAGTAAGCTGCCAGCTGATTTGTGTGCTCATCACCACCAGCACGGCGCAGCCCATCACCATCGAGTCTACCAGGGTTAGTACCCCCTCACCTGCGGCAAAAACCACGCGATCGACATCGTTTGTCGCCCGGGCCATTAAATCACCGGTACGATGGCGGCCATAAAATGCCGGATGCTGGCGGCTTAGCTGATGATAAAAACGTTCCCGCAGCTCCACGGCCAACTGGTAAGAGGCTCCAAATAACAATACTCGCCATACATAACGCAGTAGGTAAACCACCACGGCTATCGCCGCGATGACGCCAATCCAGGCCAGGATCTGACGCGATGAGTAGTTTTGGCGCGTGACGCCATCCACAATCACTCCCACCAGTTTCGGCGGAATTAACTGCAAAATAGCGATAACGATAAGCAGCGCAACCGCACCGCAATAGCGCCGCCATTCACGCGTAAAATACCAGCTTAATTGAGCAAATAAACGCACCAGTAGGTTCCTGATATATAAGAGCTATAAGACAGTAACGGAGAGCTAAGCCGCTAAAGAGGTAATGCCGTGGTGTATTTTATCTGTTCCATGGCAAAACTCGAAGTTACGTCGGACAGACCCGGAACGCTGTTAACAAGTTTTTTATAGAAGTCATCATAGCGTTTCATATCCGCCACCTGCACCCGGATGAGATAGTCATACTCTCCGGCCATCCGCCAGAAGCCCAAAACTTCAGGCATCTCGGTAACTTCAGCCACAAACTTGTTATACCAACTGCTACTATGCTGCTGCGTTTTGATAAGCACAAAAGCAGTCAAGCCGAGATCCAGTTTCTCGGGGTCCAGCAACGCTACCCGCCCCACCAAAATGCCTTCATCCTCCAGCCGCTTCAGCCGTTTCCAGCACGGGGTGGTGGTCAGATTGACGGCCTCAGCCAAAGCCTGAAGCGATAGAGTGCAGTCGGCTTGTAACAGCCGCAGCAGCTCGCGGTCAGTTTTATCCAACATAGTCATAAGAGAGAATATTTTTCTATAGAACAAGGAAAAACGAGCTTAAATAATAATCTTTTTTTCCCAAAATTACGTCAGGATAGGCACAAATAGACAAAGGAACTCTGCCCTCATGAACTCTGTTTGGATAAGCCAGGCTATTCGCGAAATTAACGCAGACTATCAACGTTCGGCTGATACCCACCTCATCCGCCTTAACCTGCCGGGTTTTTCAGGTATCCCATTGTATCTTAAAGATGAAAGTACTCATCCAACCGGCAGCCTGAAGCATCGGCTGGCCCGTTCTCTATTTTTATATGCCTTGTGTAACGGCTGGATAAAACAGGGTACACCGATTATCGAGGCATCATCTGGCTCTACCGCTGTGTCCGAGGCCTACTTTGCCCGGCTATTGGGGCTGCCGTTTATTGCCGTGATGCCAGCCTGCACAGCCCGACGCAAAATTGAACAGATTGAGTTCTACGGCGGTCGTTGCCACTTTGTGAATAGCGCGTGCGAAATATACGCCGCCTCAGAAAAACTGGCCCGCGATCTTAATGGCCACTACATGGATCAGTTTACCTATGCCGAGCGCGCTACCGACTGGCGCGGAAATAACAACATCGCCGATAGCATTTTCCGCCAGATGTCACATGAACCAAATCCGGTGCCTTCGTGGATTGTTATGAGCGCCGGTACCGGTGGCACGTCTGCAACCATTGGTCGTTATTTGCGTTTTCAAGGGCATAATACCCGTCTGATGGTAGTAGACCCTGAAAACTCAGTTTTTATGGACTACTGGAAACAGGGCGACAGCCAGCTGCGCAGCGATAAAGGCAGCCGCATTGAAGGCATTGGTCGACCACGCGTAGAGCCATCTTTTATTCCTGGCGTGGTAGATGAGATGCTGCGCGTTGCCGATGGCGCCAGCGTCGCCACCGCCCACTGGCTGGAGGGGCAGCTAGGCCGCAAAGTGGGGGCATCTACGGGTACTAATGTTTGGGGAGCGCTTAACCTGGCTCAGCGTATGCGCGACAACGGACAGCAGGGTGCTATTGTTACGCTTCTGTGCGACAGCGGGGAGCGTTATCTCGAAACCTATTACAACCCGGAATGGGTGGCTGAGAATATCGGCGATCTGTCTTCGTGGAAAGAGCAGCTAAATAATTTAAATCGCGCGCCTCAGAATGAAAAAAGCCGGGTTGATACCCGGCTGGCGGCGGCAATGCCTTAAACCTCGGGGGAATAAGTGAGGTGTGGCGTCTCCAGCCAATGTGTTAAATAGTGAGAGACTGCCTGCTGGCGGCAGTGACCAATAATCGGTAAGTGTGGCAATGCTGCCTTCAGTTCAGGCATGGCGTTGCCCATGATAAAGCCGCGGCCAACGCCTGCCAGCATCTCTTTATCATTCATGGCATCACCAAATGCCATGCAATCAGACATATTCAGCCCTATTTGCTGCCCCAGTATCTGCAGGGCACTTCCTTTGTTACTGGCCAACGGCAGTACCTCAAGGCACTCCCATGCCGAGAAGCAAATATTAGCCCGGCCATGCAGCGTTTCATTTAGCTGAATACGCAGACGCAATAAATCTTCATGCTCCCCGCAGAAGCAGGCTTTGGTCACGTCATAAGCAGGCAGACGACGTAAGTCCATCAACTGATAAGCGAAGCCGCTATCGGCATGTGCCGCCAGCATCTCCGGCACCGGTTGTGCGGTAAACCATCCTTTATCATTAAATACGTGCAGGCTGGCGGAGGTATCCCAATGGCTGTGCAGCACTATTTCAGCCACTTCTGGTGCTAAATCATCGCTATGCAGCAACTCCCCTTCCCGGCTGTGGATTCGGGTGCCATTACCGGTAATTAGAAAAGCATTGAGATCGGCATTACCGAGGATTTTTACCATATCCAGCGCATGGCGACCGGTTGCGAAAGCCAGCGTCACGCCCCGTTCGCTTACACGCTTAAGGGTAGATATAGTTTTATTACCCAGACTGTGGTCGGGCAGCAGAAGCGTGCCATCCATATCAAACGCCGCCAGTTTAGCCATATCTTTATTCCTCTGTGATGCCGCTAACATGCCGGGCAGTATGGCCTGTTATATCCGGAACAAATAGTGAACACTATAAGCAGAATTGTTCCGCATTTAACTTCAGGGACAGGTAATCCAATGCGCAAACTTAATCGCCTGAACCAGTTCACCCGGCTGTGGCAAGCCACACAAGGAAAGCCAGAATTAGTTACCGTGGGGGAGCTGGCCGGGCACTGTTTTTGCAGCGAACGCCATATGCGCACTCTGTTGCGCCAGTTCAGCGACTGGGGGTGGCTCCGGTGGCAATCAAACAGCGGTCGCGGAAAGCGCGGCACGCTATCCTTTTACACCACGCCAGATGCCCAGCGCGCAATTTTACTGGAGCACGCGCTGGCCTCCGGAGCCAGCGATGCGGTGCAGGCTCTGGCACAGCTGGCACCCGAACAGCTACGCCAGACCCTTAGCCCCCTGATGGGCGGACGGTGGCTGAACTCACTGTCTACGTTACGAATCCCTTATTACCGCCCTCTGGATCCATTACAGCCAGGTTTTCAGGCCGGGAGAGCGGAACAGCATCTGGCAAGCCAGGTATTAAGTGGCCTGACTCGCTTTGTCGACAATTCAGATTTACCGCAGCCGGATATGGCCCATCACTGGATGGTGGATGAAAAAGGCACCGAATGGCGATTTTTCCTGCGCCCGACTCTGCGCTGGCACGATGGCAGCCGGGTATCGGAAGACCAGTTATGCCATCGACTAAACCAGCTCATTCGGCTCCCTTTGATGCGGCAACAATTTTTGGGCGTAGCCGCAATCGATATACCCGCCAGTCAGTGCCTGCGCATCCGTCTTACCCGGCCAGATTATTGGCTACCCTATCGGCTTGCCAGCTATTGCTGTCGGCTGGCCCATCCAAATGACAATGCCAGAGGCTGCGGCCCTTTTAGGCTAACGCACCAAAACAATAGTCAGGTCAGACTGGAATGCCATGAGAGCTATCACCTTACTCTACCCCTGCTTAACGCCATCGAGTTCTGGATTACGCCCGAACTGTTTGAACAGCAAATGGGTACCAGCTGCCGCCACCCGGTGCAAATCGCCGTAGGCGAGCAGACCCAAATGGTGGCGCTACGCCCTGTGAGCCGCAGCCTGAGTCTTGGCTTTTGCTATCTGGCTATACGCCCTGGCGATAAACTCAATACCAAACAAGCCCGCTACGTGATGGCGCTGATTCAGCACTACAAGCTCGTTGAAACGTTACCGCTAGAGGCCAGCCTGATAAGTCAAAGCCATGCCATGCTCCCAGGCTGGCCGATACCTGATTATCCTCTTGAACCACGAGTGCCTCTGCCTGCGAAGATGAGCCTGGCCTATCATCTGCCAATTGAGCTACACGCTATGGCTCAGCGCCTGAAAGAACAGCTGGCCCTCGAGGGCTGCGAGCTGAGTCTGCACTTCTATGATGCTAAAAGCTGGGAAGATCCCCGTCAGTTGCACGGAATCGATTTGGTGATGGGCGACCGCCTGATTGGTGAATCACCAGCCTGGACCCTGGAGCAATGGCTACGCTGCAATCTGCTCTGGGCTTGCCTGCTGCCGGAACAGCACCGACAGCAGCTGCAAAGCACGCTGGACGACGTTCAGGGCCAGCCAGATATCCACAAGCGTGAAAGTTCTCTCCAACAGGTGATGCATAGTCTGATGGAAAACGGCATCATCATGCCACTCTTTCACTATCATTATCAGATTAGCGCCCCGCCGGGCGTTAATGGTATTTCACTCAACGCACGCGGCTGGTTCGACTTCTCACAGGCCTGGCTGCCGCCGCCGGAGCCCCACGGTGGAGAAGAAGATAGCAACGCGCTACCATAGTCACCGGATATGATTATTAAAGGTTAATTATGAAACGCGCTGTTGTCGTTTTTAGCGGTGGACAGGACTCCACTACTTGTCTGATTCAGGCTCTCGCTCAATATGATGAGGTGCACTGCGTTACCTTCGATTATGGTCAGCGCCATCGTGCTGAAATCGATGTAGCCAGAGCGCTGGCGATGAAACTCGGCGCGGTTGCCCATAAGGTGCTGGACGTAACCCTCCTCAATGAGCTGGCGGTAAGCAGCCTGACTCGCGACAGCATCCCTGTCCCGGACTATCAGCCCGATGCCGATGGTATTCCCAATACCTTTGTTCCCGGGCGCAATATCCTGTTCCTGACCCTTGCCGCTATCTATGCTTATCAAGTTAAGGCAGAAGCGGTAATAACCGGTGTATGCGAGACCGATTTCTCTGGCTATCCCGACTGCCGCGATGAGTTTGTTAAGGCGCTTAACCATGCGGTAAGTTTAGGAATGGCCCGCGATGTACGCTTTGAAACGCCGCTGATGTGGCTGAATAAAGCGGAAACCTGGGCGCTGGCCGACTACTGGAACAGCCTTGAGCTGGTGCGCAAGGAAACGCTAACCTGTTACAACGGCATTCAGGGCGATGGCTGCGGTGAATGTGCCGCCTGTCACCTGCGCGCTAACGGCCTGGAGCAATATCTGGCCGATAAGGCAGGCGTAATGAACGCCATGAAACAAAAAACCGCGCTGAAGTAATATTCACCCGTCGGTGTTTACCCCACCGACGGGTACTCTACTAACCTGCCATGCTTAGCGATAGCAACCGTTACTCAATCATTAACGACAGCTTCTCTTTTAATTCCCCTTCAATAGCCAGCGCTTTCTGAGTACGCAGATCGATACAGACAAAAGTCACCAGTGCATCAGCAACCGGGCTACCATCCGGTTCACGAGTAATCACCTGGCTCAACACTCCGCTTTTTGCGTTAATCTGCTCGAGGCGGCTGGTTACGGTTAACACCTCACCCAACAGCGCAGGCTTGCGATAGTTGATATTAATATTCACCACCACAAATGCGATGTTGTTGCTGGTCATCCAGTGAAAGCCCTCCTGATGCTCCAGCCCGTCCCAACGCGCCTCTTCGAGGAACTCAAGATAGCGCGCGTTATTCACATGCTGGTAAACATCAAGATGAAATCCCCGAACTTTTATCTGTGTCTGCATAGCACCAACCTTCTGTTATTAATATAGGGGCCACACCAACTGGTATGACCTCTAGAGAATAGCAAAAAATGATACTGCTGCTATTAACGCCAGCTTAAAGTTTGAGGTGCGGCAGATTACGTTCCACCAAAGCCGGGCCAAACCCCGGCACGTTACGCAGTTCATCAAGAGCTTTAAACGGCCCATGAGATTCGCGATAACTGACAATTGCCTGCGCCTTTTTAGCCCCCACACCAGAAAGCAGCTGCTCAAGCTCTTCAGCGCTGGCACTATTGATACTTAGCTGTATGCCATCCTGAGCCGGGGCTACAGGTTTTACGACCTGGTGAGATTTAGCCTCTGAGGCGCTACCCGCAGCTGGTGCAGCCAAAGCCTGCGGCGATAGAGATAAAAATCCCAGAACCATAACCGGAGCCAGACAGTATTTTTGGAAGGTGTTCATTTACTTCTCCTTGTTGTTAGTTAGTGTCGTTAGCTGACCGGTTCATGGTGGCAAACACAATTCAGGAGAACAAATGACGGATTTCAGATATGGAAAAGGCCGCGAAAGCGGCCTTTGAATATTGCACGAAGTTGCAGTGCTCTGGAGCCCGGCTCCAGATTATTGCTGCTGGTCGACGATATCGCCCATTTTGATCTTCGCTTCTTTACGCAGGTTAGCCATCAGAGCTTCAAAGGCGACCTGGGCATTGTTTTGAGTAATGCCATTCACCATCGCTTTCTTTTGATCTTCCGGCATGGTTCCAGTCAATACTTTATCCAAAGCCAACAGAACGACGTTGCCCTGCATATCGTTACCTACGCCGTAGCTCGGTTTATCTTTGCCAGGCATAGCCAGCGAGAAAGCAGCCTGAGTAATAGGATCCTGTCCCATACGATTCAGGGTCTTCGGCTCGCCAAAGCTCAGACCAGCGCTCTTCATGGCTTCATCGCCCTTACCCGCCTTCAAGGCTGCCAGCAGTTTGTCGGCGTCTAGCTTAGCCTGCTGCTCCGCTTTCTGGTGTTTCACCGCGGCAACAACCTGAGGACGAACCTGATCCAGTGGTTTGACGGACTCGGCTTTATGCTCAGCAATACGCACCACGAAAGCGCGATCGCCATCAACGGTGATAATGTCGGAATTGCTGCCTGGCGTGCCGTTTTCACCAATCAGACCGCCGTTAAAGACGATATCGGTTACCGGTTTAAAGTTCAGCTCCTCAGGCACATTGTCGCGACCAAACCATCCGGTTTCGGACGCTTTCACGCCTGCGGCTTTTTCAGCGCCAGCCAGTGACTCGTTATCATTGCTGGCTGCATCGCTAACTTTCTGTTGCAGCGCATAGAATGCGTCAACGCCTTTATCCTGCTTCACTTTATCGCTAACGGCAGCGCGTACATCAGCCAGCGGTTTAACCTGCTGCGGTTGAACGTCATCCAGGCGTGCCACCAGGAAACCAACCGATGATTTGATAACGCCTGATAGCTGGCCTTTGTCTTTCAGGCCGGCATTTTTCAGTTCATCAGGAATAGTCGCGCCATCAAGCCATCCCATATCACCGCCTTTACGCGCTGAAATGATATCGGTTGATTTACTCTGTGCCAGTTTGGCGAAGTCACCACCTTTATTCAGCTCATCGAGAACCGCTTTGGCTTCCGGTTCAGATTTGGTCTGAATCACGCTGTAACGATAGCGGGCAGGCTGAGTAAACTGATCCTGGTGCTCATCGTAATAGGCCTGAATTTCCTGATCGGTGACGTTTTCGGTCATCGAAGCGGCATCCAGCTTGATGTAGCTTACGCGGAACTGCTCTGGGGAAATAAAGCTGTCTTTATGCTGAGCATAGTAGGCGCTGATTTCCTGATCGCTAGCCTGCTGTTTGTCAGCCAAAGTATCCAGATTAATAGTGGCTGCACGTACTACACGCTGCTGAGCGACCAGAGCCGCCAGTTCATCGGTCTCGCCAGTCAGCATAAAATCGGTACCCACCACAGCGTTGACAAGCTGCTGAGTGGTAAGCTGGTTGCGCAGCGCCTGTGCGTACTGATCGGCGCTCATGCCCATGTTGCCAAGGATAGCGTTATAGCGGGCGTTATCGAAATGACCGTTGCTCTGGAAAGCCTGCTCGCGGAAGATTGCCTGCTTCACCTGCTCATCGCTGATACCCAGGCCCAGCTTATGCGCATATTGATCCAACAGACTTTCGTCAATAAGACGTTGCAGGATCTGTTGGCGCATTGAGTTCATGTAACCCTGGTTGCTCGCCAGATCGGAATAACGGTCACCCAGCTGCTGTTGCAGGCGGTTACGCTCTCCGGCCATCGCGTTTTCGAACTGGGAACGGCTGATTTCCTGGCCATTTACCTTTGCGGCATAGTTACTGCTGCCGCCAATCAGGTAGTTGCCTACACCGGTCAAAATAAATGACAGGATAATCAACCCCAGAATGATCTTGAGTACGATGTGGTTAGACGCCGCACGTAAATTGTCCATCATGGTGTTGCAACACTCCGCTGTAATGTACCAACTTAACGCAGCCGGGATGCTCTTCGCGGTTACTCCGACGATGGCCACGCATAAAGGCGTATTTTGACAAGAAAACCGGCCTGTTGTCAGCCCGAATCGCGAATAAAGTCCGGCGCGAGCAAATAAAAAAGGCACATCTTGCGATGTACCCTCGCTATTCTTCGATTTTCTTCCGCCTAAGCGGAAGCCGACATTAGTTAACCGCGTCTTTCAGCGCTTTACCAGCGCGGAAACCCGGAACTTTAGCCGCTGCAATCGCGATTTCTTTACCGGTCTGTGGGTTACGGCCTGTACGAGCAGCGCGTTCACGAACCGAGAAAGTACCAAAACCAACTAAAGCTACATCATCTCCGGACTGCAGAGATTCAGTTACAGATA
This genomic interval from Salmonella enterica subsp. enterica serovar Choleraesuis contains the following:
- the queC gene encoding 7-cyano-7-deazaguanine synthase; translated protein: MKRAVVVFSGGQDSTTCLIQALAQYDEVHCVTFDYGQRHRAEIDVARALAMKLGAVAHKVLDVTLLNELAVSSLTRDSIPVPDYQPDADGIPNTFVPGRNILFLTLAAIYAYQVKAEAVITGVCETDFSGYPDCRDEFVKALNHAVSLGMARDVRFETPLMWLNKAETWALADYWNSLELVRKETLTCYNGIQGDGCGECAACHLRANGLEQYLADKAGVMNAMKQKTALK
- a CDS encoding thioesterase, with protein sequence MQTQIKVRGFHLDVYQHVNNARYLEFLEEARWDGLEHQEGFHWMTSNNIAFVVVNININYRKPALLGEVLTVTSRLEQINAKSGVLSQVITREPDGSPVADALVTFVCIDLRTQKALAIEGELKEKLSLMIE
- a CDS encoding peptidylprolyl isomerase; translation: MMDNLRAASNHIVLKIILGLIILSFILTGVGNYLIGGSSNYAAKVNGQEISRSQFENAMAGERNRLQQQLGDRYSDLASNQGYMNSMRQQILQRLIDESLLDQYAHKLGLGISDEQVKQAIFREQAFQSNGHFDNARYNAILGNMGMSADQYAQALRNQLTTQQLVNAVVGTDFMLTGETDELAALVAQQRVVRAATINLDTLADKQQASDQEISAYYAQHKDSFISPEQFRVSYIKLDAASMTENVTDQEIQAYYDEHQDQFTQPARYRYSVIQTKSEPEAKAVLDELNKGGDFAKLAQSKSTDIISARKGGDMGWLDGATIPDELKNAGLKDKGQLSGVIKSSVGFLVARLDDVQPQQVKPLADVRAAVSDKVKQDKGVDAFYALQQKVSDAASNDNESLAGAEKAAGVKASETGWFGRDNVPEELNFKPVTDIVFNGGLIGENGTPGSNSDIITVDGDRAFVVRIAEHKAESVKPLDQVRPQVVAAVKHQKAEQQAKLDADKLLAALKAGKGDEAMKSAGLSFGEPKTLNRMGQDPITQAAFSLAMPGKDKPSYGVGNDMQGNVVLLALDKVLTGTMPEDQKKAMVNGITQNNAQVAFEALMANLRKEAKIKMGDIVDQQQ
- a CDS encoding DNA-binding protein HU-beta codes for the protein MNKSQLIDKIAAGADISKAAAGRALDALLVSVTESLQSGDDVALVGFGTFSVRERAARTGRNPQTGKEIAIAAAKVPGFRAGKALKDAVN